The segment CTCGCCGACGCCGTCGTCTCGGCCGACACCACACTGCTGCGCGATCTCAAGCGCGAGGATCTCGAGCTGTTGTTGTCGTGACGACCGCGTCGAGGTCGCTGAACGCGCGCCGCCAGACGACCGGCGTCGTGCACAGGTTCTTGCTCCCAGGCCGCTCGTCCCGGGTGAACGACATCGGGCAGTTCTCGATGCCGATGCGCACGCCAAAAGTCGGTGACGTCGACGTGGGTGACGCCGGCGAACGTGCGTTGATGCAGCTTTCCTGCTTCCTGCCTTCCTGCTTCAGGGCAGCCTCGTGCTCTGCCACGCCACCATCTGCCAGCGGCCGTCGCGCAGCACCCAGACGTCGGTGAAGCGCAACTGGTTGTCCAGCGCCTGGCCGCGCGCGGTCACCTTGAATCGTCCGGCGCCGGTGATCACGGCCGTCGTGCCGTACACCCGCACCTGCACGTCGCGCGACTCGATCGACTCGTACTTGACTTGGCCGCTGCGCATGCTCTCGATGTAGGTGGTCTTGGTGTCCACGGCCGCACTCGAGTGCGTGTAGGTGAGGTCGTCGCCGAGCAGCGCATCGAGCGCCTTGAAATCGTTGGTCGTCTGGGCCTTGA is part of the Acidobacteriota bacterium genome and harbors:
- a CDS encoding nuclear transport factor 2 family protein; protein product: MAYVQPAAQGGAAEAVKAAEMARFKAQTTNDFKALDALLGDDLTYTHSSAAVDTKTTYIESMRSGQVKYESIESRDVQVRVYGTTAVITGAGRFKVTARGQALDNQLRFTDVWVLRDGRWQMVAWQSTRLP